A portion of the Zymoseptoria tritici IPO323 chromosome 8, whole genome shotgun sequence genome contains these proteins:
- a CDS encoding peptidase M24 (Peptidase M24) codes for MAKVDTTDRLNRLRKLMSQHKVDIYIVPSEDAHSSEYIAATDARREFISGFTGSAGTAIVSLDKAALATDGRYFNQAGQQLDDNWELLKQGLQDVPTWQEWTIDQAEGGKTVGVDPTVLTAPEGRKLGEKIKKKGGKELVAIAENLVDQVWGKDKPARPNEPVRVLGTEYAGKPFQEKIEELRKELEKKKAAAFVVSMLDEIAWLFNLRGNDIPYNPVFFSYAVITPEEVTLYIDETKLPGDAKTHLEGVNIRPYESIFSDITALAASEPSTNGSTKSKRKYLLSTKASWALSRSLGGEENVDEARSPIADAKAIKNATELDGMRNCHIRDGAALSEYFAWLENELVAKQNTTLDEVAGADKLEQIRSKHDKFVGLSFDTISSTGANAAVIHYSPQPGSCSIIDKDKIYLCDSGAQFLDGTTDTTRTLHFGTPTDQEREAYTLVLKGHIGLELAVFPKGTSGFALDTLARQHLWQYGLEYRHGTGHGVGSFLNVHEGPIGIGTRIQYSEVPLSVGNVISNEPGYYEDDNFGIRIENIVMVKEVKTKYRFGDKPYFGFEHVTMVPMCRKLVNVELLSEKEREWLNAYHAEVLAKTAPFFKEDELTRKWLERECQPY; via the exons ATGGCCAAAGTCGATACTACTGACAGGCTCAATCGGCTTCGGAAGCTGATGAGCCAGCACAAGGTAGATATCTACA TCGTGCCATCTGAGGATGCTCATTCGTCCGAATACATAGCTGCCACCGATGCCCGACGAGAGTTCATTTCTGGCTTCACGGGATCTGCTGGTACGGCAATCGTATCGCTCGACAAGGCTGCTCTCGCCACGGATGGACGATATTTCAATCAGGCCGGTCAGCAGCTGGATGATAATTGGGAGTTGTTGAAGCAAGGCTTGCAAGACGTTCCAACATGGCAGGAATGGACAATCGATCAGGCTGAGGGAGGCAAGACTGTTGGTGTAGATCCGACGGTTCTGACGGCACCTGAAGGTCGGAAACTCGgcgagaagatcaagaagaagggcgGTAAAGAGCTGGTAGCGATCGCAGAAAACCTGGTCGACCAGGTATGGGGCAAAGACAAGCCGGCGCGACCCAACGAACCCGTTAGAGTGCTGGGGACCGAATATGCTGGCAAGCCGTTTCAAGAGAAGATCGAAGAACTGCGGAAGgagctcgagaagaagaaagccGCGGCGTTTGTTGTGAGCATGCTGGATGAGATTGCATGGCTGTTCAATCTTCGGGGCAACGACATCCCGTACAACccggtcttcttctcctatGCTGTGATCACGCCCGAGGAGGTGACGCTATACAttgacgagacgaagctacCGGGGGATGCCAAAACGCATCTTGAAGGGGTAAACATCCGTCCATACGAAAGCATATTCTCGGACATCACTGCTTTGGCTGCATCAGAGCCATCAACGAACGGCTCGACAAAGTCCAAGCGGAAGTATCTGCTCTCCACCAAGGCCTCATGGGCACTCTCCCGCTCGCTGGGCGGCGAGGAAAACGTCGACGAAGCTCGATCGCCAATCGCAGATGCCAAAGCCATCAAGAACGCAACAGAGCTGGACGGCATGCGCAATTGCCACATTCGCGACGGCGCAGCTCTGAGCGAATACTTCGCATGGCTCGAGAACGAGCTTGTCGCGAAGCAAAACACCACTCTGGACGAAGTCGCCGGCGCCGACAAGCTTGAACAGATCCGAAGCAAGCACGACAAGTTCGTCGGCCTGTCCTTTGACACAATCTCCTCAACAGGCGCGAATGCCGCTGTGATCCATTACAGTCCTCAGCCTGGTAGCTGCAGCATCATAGACAAGGACAAAATCTACCTCTGCGACTCGGGTGCTCAATTCCTCGACGGCACAACCGATACCACCCGCACGCTACACTTCGGCACACCCACAGATCAAGAACGCGAAGCATACACCCTCGTGCTGAAAGGTCACATCGGTCTCGAACTGGCGGTCTTCCCCAAAGGCACCTCTGGCTTCGCTCTCGACACTCTCGCTCGGCAACATCTCTGGCAATACGGGTTGGAATACCGCCACGGTACCGGCCATGGCGTCGGCTCATTCCTCAACGTCCACGAAGGTCCCATCGGCATCGGCACGCGAATCCAGTACTCAGAAGTACCACTGTCAGTAGGCAACGTCATCTCCAACGAGCCGGGCTACTACGAAGACGACAATTTCGGAATTCGAATCGAGAATATCGTCATGGTGAAGGAGGTCAAGACGAAGTACAGATTCGGAGACAAGCCGTACTTTGGATTCGAACATGTGACGATGGTGCCGATGTGTAGGAAGTTGGTGAATGTGGAGCTGTTGAgtgagaaggagagggagtgGTTGAATGCGTATCATGCGGAGGTTTTGGCGAAGACTGCGCCGTTCTTCAAAGAGGATGAGTTGACGAGGAAgtggttggagagggagtGTCAGCCGTATTAA